One genomic region from Pyramidobacter piscolens W5455 encodes:
- a CDS encoding endodeoxyribonuclease 1 (Endodeoxyribonuclease I)(Endonuclease), with amino-acid sequence MILFPKKRGRRPHEGAGTSRFQTEVGAQLESYGFFGCDKPPKIEYAEKHTYTPDFILPNETIIEVKGYFPPEDRSKMLHVKESNPNLDIRFIFSSPRKTLTKTSKTTYGEWATKNGFKWAEKKIPVEWLYEEKGDVHTA; translated from the coding sequence GTGATCCTGTTCCCTAAAAAACGCGGGCGGCGTCCGCACGAAGGCGCGGGCACTTCGCGCTTTCAGACTGAGGTCGGCGCGCAACTTGAATCATATGGTTTTTTCGGCTGCGATAAACCACCCAAGATCGAATACGCCGAGAAACACACGTATACGCCAGATTTTATCCTTCCGAACGAGACTATCATCGAAGTAAAAGGGTACTTCCCGCCCGAAGACCGGTCGAAGATGCTCCATGTCAAAGAATCCAACCCAAATCTCGACATTCGGTTTATCTTTTCCTCCCCGCGAAAAACACTTACCAAAACGTCTAAGACAACCTATGGCGAGTGGGCAACGAAGAACGGCTTTAAATGGGCCGAGAAAAAAATCCCGGTTGAGTGGCTGTACGAAGAGAAAGGAGATGTACACACTGCGTAA
- a CDS encoding N-acetylmuramoyl-L-alanine amidase, with protein MYTLRKIDLIVIHCAATKPSMNVGAKEINIWHRQRGFYNPASGLSIGYHYVIRRDGTVETGRPVNQPGAHAKGYNANSIGICLIGGLNQDTGKPEANYTEKQWEALLALVVSLCKEYGVTKVVGHNQLAVKDCPCFRVPEWLDGNSTAFEEGGIEIEY; from the coding sequence ATGTACACACTGCGTAAAATCGACTTGATCGTTATCCATTGCGCCGCGACGAAACCGTCCATGAACGTCGGCGCGAAAGAAATCAACATCTGGCACCGCCAGCGCGGCTTTTACAATCCCGCGAGCGGCCTTTCCATCGGTTATCACTATGTAATCCGCCGCGACGGCACGGTCGAAACCGGACGCCCCGTCAATCAGCCCGGAGCGCACGCCAAAGGTTACAACGCCAACAGTATTGGAATCTGCCTGATTGGCGGCCTCAATCAAGACACCGGCAAGCCCGAAGCGAACTACACTGAAAAACAATGGGAGGCGTTGTTGGCGCTGGTCGTCTCACTTTGCAAAGAATACGGCGTCACGAAAGTCGTCGGGCACAACCAGCTCGCCGTAAAAGACTGCCCGTGCTTCCGTGTGCCCGAGTGGCTGGACGGAAACAGCACGGCGTTCGAAGAAGGAGGAATCGAGATTGAATACTGA
- a CDS encoding HU family DNA-binding protein, with the protein MNTDELIRQYRKNSRYPKPRAQALADIENFLAVVAKALTDEERVNLRGVGILTTTLSEVGDKTYKNPRTGESFVKEGHKTLRAKFKPSKAIYGAYGLA; encoded by the coding sequence TTGAATACTGACGAACTTATCAGGCAGTACCGCAAAAACAGCCGTTACCCCAAACCGCGCGCGCAGGCGCTCGCCGACATCGAGAATTTCCTCGCCGTCGTCGCCAAGGCGCTCACGGACGAAGAACGCGTAAACCTTCGCGGCGTCGGCATTCTGACGACGACACTCTCGGAAGTGGGAGACAAGACCTATAAAAACCCGCGTACAGGTGAGAGCTTCGTCAAAGAAGGGCATAAGACTCTCCGAGCAAAGTTCAAGCCTTCCAAGGCCATCTATGGGGCCTATGGATTGGCTTAA
- a CDS encoding DnaB-like helicase C-terminal domain-containing protein translates to MPAELIKDIEYLPLTARDLTIDTCRKFSYGVADDGTNVWQVATYYDQNGEPVAQHLRGKDKTFRWRGSPQNVKLYGQQLWNDHGKMVIVTEGEIDCLSVSQVQGNRWPVVSVPNGVTSAVRAFKDNLEWLESFEKVVICFDMDEPGRKAANEAAQVLSPGKAFIMYLPLKDPNDMLKAGKTAELISAIWSAAPYRPDGIVSGIELWDELTKAPEKGYATPFPKLNTMTDGIRKKELWLFTAGSGIGKSTVVHEIAYHFMTQHKLTIGVMALEESKRRAAERYLSIYLNKPLHLTREGVSEEALKDAYDHTIGQEGRFYLYDHFGSTDIDTLMSRIRYMAVSCAIDFLVLDHISIVVSGLRDAGESERKQIDMLMTALRSLVEDTGIGVLGVVHLKRPAQGASWNDGKKPALTDLRGSGGLEQLSDMVVSLSRNQQDEETGNYSRLNVLKNRFTGVVGTADTLLYDNRTGRLLAVQDKDDPFREENRGNVFENNVKEQDTQWPLRVSEQRRASAPAQTDAGRKTEKSVEQPLEGEVDF, encoded by the coding sequence ATGCCCGCCGAACTGATCAAAGACATCGAATATCTGCCGCTGACAGCCCGCGATCTGACCATCGACACCTGTCGCAAATTCAGCTACGGCGTCGCTGATGACGGTACTAACGTCTGGCAAGTCGCGACCTACTATGACCAGAACGGGGAACCTGTAGCACAGCACCTCCGCGGAAAAGACAAAACATTCCGATGGCGCGGTTCTCCGCAGAACGTGAAGCTTTACGGCCAGCAGTTGTGGAACGACCACGGAAAAATGGTTATCGTCACCGAAGGCGAGATCGACTGCCTCAGCGTGTCGCAAGTACAGGGCAACCGGTGGCCGGTTGTTTCAGTGCCCAACGGCGTGACAAGCGCTGTGCGTGCATTCAAAGACAACCTTGAATGGCTTGAGTCTTTCGAAAAAGTCGTCATTTGCTTTGACATGGACGAACCGGGACGGAAAGCGGCGAACGAAGCCGCGCAGGTACTCAGCCCCGGCAAAGCCTTCATCATGTACTTGCCGCTGAAAGACCCTAACGACATGCTTAAAGCAGGCAAGACCGCCGAACTGATCAGCGCGATCTGGTCAGCCGCCCCTTATCGTCCGGACGGAATCGTTTCCGGAATCGAATTGTGGGATGAGTTGACGAAAGCGCCGGAGAAAGGCTACGCGACGCCGTTTCCCAAACTCAACACGATGACGGACGGCATCCGTAAAAAAGAACTGTGGCTCTTCACCGCCGGTTCCGGAATAGGCAAGTCAACCGTCGTCCATGAAATAGCGTACCATTTCATGACGCAGCACAAGCTGACCATCGGCGTTATGGCGTTGGAGGAGAGCAAACGTCGAGCTGCGGAAAGATATCTGTCGATCTACCTGAACAAACCGCTCCACTTGACCCGTGAAGGCGTCAGCGAAGAAGCATTGAAAGACGCTTACGACCACACCATCGGCCAAGAGGGGCGGTTTTATTTGTACGATCATTTTGGCTCCACCGACATTGACACGCTCATGAGCCGCATCCGCTATATGGCTGTTTCCTGCGCCATCGATTTCCTCGTCCTCGATCACATCAGTATCGTCGTGTCGGGATTAAGAGACGCCGGGGAGAGCGAGCGCAAACAGATCGACATGCTGATGACGGCGCTGCGCAGTTTGGTGGAAGACACAGGCATCGGCGTCCTCGGCGTCGTCCATCTCAAGCGCCCCGCACAGGGAGCTTCATGGAACGATGGCAAAAAACCGGCGCTGACCGATCTCCGCGGTTCAGGCGGCCTCGAACAGCTGTCCGATATGGTCGTCTCCCTGTCCCGCAACCAGCAGGATGAAGAGACAGGCAATTACAGCCGCCTGAACGTGTTGAAGAACCGCTTCACAGGCGTTGTCGGTACTGCCGACACCCTGCTGTATGACAACCGCACGGGCCGTCTCCTTGCAGTACAGGACAAAGACGACCCGTTCAGGGAGGAAAATCGAGGCAATGTTTTCGAAAACAACGTTAAAGAACAAGATACGCAGTGGCCGCTACGAGTTTCGGAACAGCGACGGGCGTCTGCGCCTGCACAAACTGACGCTGGGCGAAAGACTGAAAAAAGCGTTGAACAGCCTTTGGAAGGGGAGGTAGATTTCTGA
- a CDS encoding DNA polymerase — MLIFDIETDGLLDATTKVHCLTIYDTETDESRLYSSRGDYPQIPVGVERLAAADCVCGHNVLAFDIPALTKVYPSFAPKGEVVDTLTISRLIWTNLADLDFTEIRRAKTPAQPMFFFPKKLVGSHSLKAWGYRLGVLKGEFGETTDWQEWSEEMCAYNRQDVVVTRALWERIQEQDYSQTAIDLEHQFQKIILQQEQNGFPFNQEKAVLYYSQLAKRREELTQELQRIFPPEDKGDWFVPKVNNAKRGYVKGERVWRARITAFNPGSRKDIAERLRETRGWEPQEYTERGTPKVDEEVLSALDWPEAKALSEYFLVQKRIGQLAEGNNAWLKLVGRDGRIHGHVITNGAVTGRCTHVSPNMAQVPAVGVPWGAEFRSLFYAPPGWSVLGADASGLELRCLAHFMARYDGGAYARKILEGDIHWANAQALGLVAEGEKKDPENPYHMWARNKVAKRFIYALNYGAGDHKLGELVELTDDQAKALLAAAPKSKIDQTSARLAKQFQYKTITFKDIAQSLKGAELRATFMKNLPALASLIEDVKRVAKKRGYLIGLDKRRLNVRSIHSAFNTLLQSAGAIAVKKATCVLWDDLTTAGLADKVQQVAHVHDEYQLLVKEGEEEHVGQIATAAFGKAGLFFEFRIPLAGEFKFGRNWAETH, encoded by the coding sequence ATGCTCATCTTCGACATTGAAACGGACGGCCTTCTCGACGCGACCACAAAAGTCCACTGCCTGACGATCTACGATACAGAGACTGACGAGTCTCGCCTTTACTCGTCGCGTGGGGATTACCCGCAAATTCCTGTTGGAGTAGAACGGCTGGCCGCTGCGGACTGTGTTTGCGGGCATAATGTTCTGGCGTTTGATATCCCCGCGCTGACAAAGGTTTACCCCTCTTTCGCGCCTAAAGGCGAAGTCGTCGACACTTTGACGATCTCCCGCCTTATCTGGACGAACCTTGCCGATTTGGATTTTACGGAGATACGTCGTGCCAAAACACCAGCTCAGCCCATGTTTTTCTTTCCGAAAAAGCTAGTTGGTTCCCATTCCCTCAAAGCGTGGGGGTACCGCCTCGGCGTGCTGAAGGGCGAGTTCGGCGAGACGACCGACTGGCAGGAATGGTCCGAGGAAATGTGCGCGTACAATAGGCAAGACGTTGTTGTGACCAGGGCGCTGTGGGAGCGGATACAGGAGCAGGACTACAGTCAGACGGCCATCGACCTTGAACACCAGTTCCAGAAAATCATCCTGCAACAAGAGCAGAACGGCTTTCCTTTCAACCAAGAGAAAGCCGTTCTTTATTATTCCCAACTCGCCAAGCGCCGCGAGGAACTGACGCAGGAATTGCAGCGCATTTTTCCTCCGGAAGATAAAGGCGACTGGTTTGTCCCAAAAGTCAACAACGCCAAGCGCGGCTACGTCAAAGGCGAGCGCGTTTGGAGAGCGCGCATCACCGCCTTCAACCCCGGCAGCCGCAAGGATATCGCCGAACGGTTGAGAGAGACGCGCGGCTGGGAACCGCAGGAGTACACCGAACGTGGCACTCCGAAAGTCGATGAAGAAGTTCTTTCGGCCCTCGACTGGCCGGAAGCAAAAGCCCTGAGCGAGTATTTCCTTGTGCAGAAACGTATCGGACAGCTCGCCGAGGGCAACAACGCGTGGCTCAAGCTGGTGGGGAGAGACGGCCGTATCCACGGCCACGTCATCACCAACGGAGCCGTTACAGGGAGGTGCACACATGTCAGTCCGAACATGGCTCAGGTGCCTGCCGTGGGCGTTCCTTGGGGCGCTGAGTTTCGCAGTCTGTTCTATGCTCCCCCCGGCTGGTCGGTTCTGGGCGCTGACGCTTCTGGCCTTGAACTGCGGTGTCTTGCTCATTTTATGGCTCGGTACGATGGTGGCGCTTACGCGAGAAAAATCCTCGAAGGCGACATCCACTGGGCCAACGCGCAGGCGCTGGGATTGGTAGCGGAAGGCGAAAAGAAAGACCCCGAGAACCCCTACCACATGTGGGCGCGAAACAAAGTCGCGAAACGATTTATTTACGCTCTGAATTACGGCGCGGGCGACCATAAGCTCGGCGAACTCGTCGAACTGACCGACGATCAGGCGAAAGCGCTGCTCGCCGCCGCGCCGAAGAGCAAGATCGACCAGACCAGCGCTCGACTTGCCAAACAGTTTCAGTATAAAACTATCACGTTCAAGGACATTGCGCAGAGTTTGAAAGGCGCAGAGCTTCGCGCAACATTCATGAAGAACCTCCCGGCGCTAGCGTCGCTGATCGAAGACGTGAAACGCGTTGCCAAAAAGCGCGGTTATCTCATCGGCCTCGACAAGCGCCGTTTGAACGTCCGTTCGATACACAGTGCTTTCAACACGCTGCTGCAATCGGCCGGAGCTATCGCCGTCAAGAAAGCCACCTGCGTTCTGTGGGACGACCTGACCACTGCTGGCCTCGCCGACAAAGTCCAGCAAGTCGCGCACGTTCACGACGAATATCAATTATTGGTGAAAGAAGGAGAGGAAGAACATGTTGGACAAATCGCCACCGCTGCGTTTGGAAAAGCCGGCTTATTCTTTGAATTCAGAATCCCTCTTGCGGGAGAGTTCAAATTTGGAAGAAATTGGGCTGAAACTCATTAG
- the thyX gene encoding FAD-dependent thymidylate synthase, with the protein MFVVPVDSSNLSVPRLARIARVCTTPLECQPASGAEEDDARLVRTLYENGHWSVFEHATMTFYIDGISRACSLQLARHRHISRTEMSQRYVTFTRVKDETDRMFLNRVCVLPEAYDSPKEQALCERALLRPLEAYREALEKYGMKPEDARMLLPEAAKTRMYVTFNLRTLLELMEKRGTNRYAQKEIRDLVNAMWAQVPLDVWQILDPLVREGSKKNDQ; encoded by the coding sequence ATGTTCGTCGTGCCAGTCGACAGCAGCAACCTCAGCGTACCTCGCTTGGCGAGGATTGCCCGCGTCTGCACGACGCCGTTAGAATGCCAGCCGGCGAGCGGCGCGGAAGAGGACGACGCGCGCCTTGTCCGCACACTGTATGAAAACGGCCATTGGAGCGTTTTCGAGCATGCCACAATGACCTTTTACATTGACGGCATCAGCCGCGCCTGTTCCTTGCAGCTCGCCCGTCACAGACATATTTCGCGTACCGAAATGAGCCAACGGTATGTCACGTTCACTCGAGTAAAAGACGAGACAGACCGCATGTTCCTCAATCGCGTCTGCGTCTTGCCGGAAGCGTACGACAGCCCCAAAGAACAGGCGTTGTGCGAAAGGGCTTTGCTTCGCCCGCTCGAAGCGTACCGGGAAGCGCTCGAAAAATATGGGATGAAACCCGAAGACGCGCGCATGCTGCTTCCGGAAGCAGCCAAGACGCGCATGTACGTTACGTTCAATTTGCGTACATTGTTGGAGCTTATGGAAAAACGCGGGACGAACAGATACGCGCAAAAAGAAATACGGGATTTGGTAAACGCCATGTGGGCGCAGGTGCCTTTGGACGTGTGGCAGATACTTGACCCGCTTGTACGGGAAGGGAGCAAGAAAAATGACCAGTGA
- a CDS encoding exonuclease produces MPDGKLTLLIDGDIIAYKVACACEHAIEWSEGVWTLHSDLKEAKALFQEQYEQIRDKITADDAVFALSPKRNFRYRIWPEYKANRKDKRRPLVLEQLKAWMTEEYETFLRPGLEADDSLGILATSPYIIEGEKIIVSADKDFKTVPAKFCDIRDWEVRETTEAQADYNHMFQTLTGDACDGYKGCPDCGPVKARKVLDGLSSYREMWPAVVEAYAKKGLGEEYALVMARLARICRRGDYDFKRKEVILWTPM; encoded by the coding sequence ATGCCTGATGGCAAGTTGACGCTTCTTATCGACGGCGACATTATTGCCTACAAAGTCGCTTGCGCTTGCGAACACGCTATCGAATGGTCGGAAGGCGTTTGGACCCTCCATTCCGATCTCAAGGAAGCTAAAGCGCTGTTTCAGGAGCAGTACGAACAGATACGGGACAAGATCACGGCCGACGACGCGGTCTTCGCGCTGAGTCCCAAGCGCAATTTCCGTTACCGTATCTGGCCGGAATACAAGGCTAATCGAAAAGACAAGCGCCGCCCCTTGGTGCTGGAACAGCTCAAAGCATGGATGACGGAAGAGTACGAAACCTTCCTGCGCCCCGGTCTTGAAGCCGACGACTCACTCGGCATTCTCGCCACGTCGCCGTACATTATTGAAGGCGAGAAAATCATCGTCAGCGCGGACAAAGACTTCAAGACAGTCCCGGCTAAATTCTGCGACATTCGCGATTGGGAAGTCCGCGAGACGACAGAAGCGCAGGCCGATTACAATCATATGTTCCAGACCCTCACGGGCGACGCCTGCGACGGGTATAAAGGCTGCCCGGATTGCGGGCCGGTAAAGGCCCGGAAAGTTCTGGACGGCCTTTCGTCGTATCGGGAGATGTGGCCCGCCGTCGTCGAGGCTTACGCCAAAAAAGGTCTGGGAGAAGAATACGCGCTCGTCATGGCGCGGCTCGCTCGTATCTGCCGCCGCGGGGATTATGACTTCAAAAGAAAGGAAGTTATTTTATGGACTCCAATGTAG